One stretch of Psilocybe cubensis strain MGC-MH-2018 chromosome 6, whole genome shotgun sequence DNA includes these proteins:
- a CDS encoding Aryl-alcohol dehydrogenase [NADP(+)] — translation MPSPFEPCPPPESALARYRLLSPTAGVHVSPIQLGGMSIGDQWVELGMGSMDKESSFKLLDAFFDHGGNFIDTANVYQNGSSERIIGEWAEKRRRRNEKEKLVCAALEKVAAEVGTQSVTAVAIAYLMQKTPYVFPIIGGRKVEHLIQNIEALDISLSDEQIKHLESVVPFDPGFPAYIIGAGMHYIPEFTATANFDKMPALQPIRPSLKSAST, via the exons ATGCCTTCCCCCTTTGAACCCTGCCCCCCACCTGAGTCCGCGCTTGCACGCTATCGTTTACTCTCCCCGACAGCTGGTGTGCACGTCTCCCCCATACAGCTTGGAGGGATGAGCATAGGAGACCAATGGGTAGAGCTAGGAATGGGCTCCATGGATAAAGAATCCAGCTTCAAGCTTCTAGACGCGTTCTTCGATCATGGAGGAAATTTCATAGACACTGCAAATGTCTA TCAAAATGGCTCCTCCGAACGCATTATCGGTGAATGGGCAGAGAAGCGTAGGAGGCGTAACGAGAAGGAGAAGCTTGTTTGTGCTGCGCTCGAGAAAGTAGCAGCAGAGGTCGGAACCCAATCAGTCACGGCTG TGGCTATTGCCTACCTGATGCAAAAAACTCCCTATGTATTCCCCATCATTGGGGGACGCAAAGTTGAGCATCTCATTCAGAATATTGAAGCTCTAGATATATCGCTTTCCGATGAGCAAATCAAGCATCTCGAAAGCGTCGTTCCCTTTGATCCTGGCTTCCCAGCCTACATCATC GGAGCTGGTATGCACTATATTCCAGAGTTTACAGCCACTGCCAATTTCGACAAGATGCCTGCGTTGCAACCTATTCGACCGTCTTTGAAGAGCGCTTCGACTTAA
- a CDS encoding putative glycosidase C21B10.07 gives MVLTSSVPLVAFSMLLALMDLVEAASYDMVKEYSGKTFFDEWTFYNHFDNLTNGNVQYLSASDAFKSKLAFVDPTTNHAIMKVDNTSNVEFNSNRNSVRLQTDVKYSVGSVWIVDMLHVPFGCAVWPAWWSVADTREGGEIDTFEGVNLASHSIMGLHTLPGCTQVGQNQSSTIVNSTDCSFLANDNQGCISTVKSTQSYGSEFAKAGGGVFGTEFAESGISIWFFPRAEVPDVLSSNSSSIDTSSFGQPVGNWPSTQCNSSEFFQPQHLIFVITLCGDLAGRPEIFSQTCPGVCYNDHVLGDGSNFADAYFEVASVRVFSKEGTSTVVGVPKTSSTRRIVSISRWGGLVVAAIGLTLISTFSSVFL, from the exons ATGGTGTTGACATCGAGCGTCCCACTTGTCGCGTTCTCGATGTTGCTTGCGCTGATGGATTTGGTAGAAGCTGCTTCCTATGATATGGTGAAAGAATACTCTGGGAAGACATTTTTCGATGAATGGACTTTTTATAATCATT TCGATAACCTGACAAATGGGAATGTACA GTACCTGTCGGCGTCTGACGCGTTCAAATCAAAGCTGGCTTTTGTCGATCCTACAACAAATCACGCTATCATGAAGGTCGATAACACCTCCAACGTCGAGTTTAACAGCAACAGAAACAGTGTGCGGCTGCAGACGGATGTCAAGTACAGTGTAGGAAGCGTGTGGATAGTGGACATGCTACACGTTCCTTTCGGT TGCGCCGTTTGGCCTGCATG GTGGTCAGTTGCCGACACGCGCGAAGGAGG AGAAATAGACACATTCGAAGGTGTGAACCTAGCTAGTCACAGTATAATGGGTCTGCACACTCTTCCTGGATGCACGCAAGTCGGCCAAAATCAATCCTCGACCATCGTAAACTCGACGGACTGCTCCTTCCTCGCCAACGATAATCAGGGGTGCATTTCAACTGTCAAAAGTACTCAATCGTACGGATCAGAGTTCGCCAAAGCAGGAGGGGGAGTGTTCGGGACCGAATTTGCGGAATCTGGAATTTC GATATGGTTCTTCCCTCGCGCTGAAGTCCCCGACGTTCTTTCTTCGAATTCGAGTTCCATCGATACGTCATCTTTTGGACAGCCAGTCGGGAACTGGCCATCGACACAATGCAACTCGAGCGAATTTTTTCAGCCGCAGCATCTTATTTTCGTGATTACGCTGTGTGGAG ATCTCGCAGGCAGGCCTGAGATATTCTCGCAGACATGTCCAGGGGTGTGCTACAACGACCATGTCCTTGGGGACGGCTCCAATTTTGCGGATGCTTATTTCGAGGTGGCGTCTGTCCGCGTGTTCAGCAAGGAAGGGACGAGTACCGTCGTTGGGGTACCCAAAACGTCTAGCACTCGTAGGATTGTCTCGATATCAAGATGGGGAGGGTTAGTTGTTGCCGCCATTGGATTAACTTTGATCAGCACCTTTTCTTCGGTATTCCTATAG